The following are encoded together in the Oreochromis niloticus isolate F11D_XX linkage group LG12, O_niloticus_UMD_NMBU, whole genome shotgun sequence genome:
- the ccnh gene encoding cyclin-H has protein sequence MFHNSSQKKYWIFKSEDEIEHMRCKANQKFRNKALESRKPGGSESMFLQRHEEDVLFRHYERRLLEFCNAFKPTMPKSVVGTAVMYFRRFYLSNSVMEYHPRIIMLTCTYLACKVDEFNVSSTQFVGNLVQETPAGQERILEQILEYELLLIQQLNFHLVVHNPYRPMEGLLIDLKTRYPTLESPESLRKTADDFLTQAAMTDAGLLFSPSQIALTAILNSASRAGLNMESYLNECLGLKEDKETLSRMYDSMRRMKTLLKKYEPPKLEEVNISKQRLERIHAEFASSSNKRKRGYEEDGHVAKEPRLVEEEWTDEDLL, from the exons ATGTTTCACAACAGCTCCCAGAAGAAATACTGGATTTTTAAAAGTGAAGATGAAATCGAGCATATGAGGTGCAAGGCCAATCAGAAATTCCGCAACAAGGCGCTAGAAAGTAGGAAG CCCGGGGGGAGTGAGTCCATGTTCTTGCAGCGTCATGAGGAAGACGTCCTATTTCGGCACTATGAGAGGAGGCTGCTGGAATTCTGCAATGCTTTTAAGCCCACAATGCCAAAGTCTGTGGtg GGTACAGCCGTCATGTACTTCAGGAGATTCTACCTGAGCAACTCCGTCATGGAGTACCACCCCAGGATTATCAT GCTGACGTGTACATACCTGGCCTGCAAAGTAGATGAATTCAATGTGTCCAGCACCCAGTTTGTGGGCAATCTTGTACAGGAGACCCCAGCAGGACAAGAAAGGATTCTGGAGCAGATCCTGGAGTATGAGCTGCTGCTAATCCAGCAGCTCAACTTTCATTTGGTGGTCCACAACCCCTACAGACCCATGGAGGGTCTGCTCATCGACCTCAAG ACCCGGTACCCTACACTGGAAAGCCCAGAGTCACTGAGGAAGACTGCTGATGACTTTCTGACACAGGCAGCCATGACAGATGCAGGACtacttttttctccctcccAGATCGCTCTGACAGCTATTCTGAACAGCGCCTCGAGAGCCGGTCTTAACATGGAGAG TTACCTGAACGAGTGCTTAGGACTGAAAGAGGACAAGGAGACGCTGTCAAGGATGTACGACTCCATGAGAC GAATGAAAACCCTCCTGAAGAAATATGAGCCTCCTAAACTAGAGGAGGTGAATATTTCCAAACAGAGGCTGGAGAGGATTCATGCCGAATTTGCCAGTTCAAGCAA CAAACGAAAGAGAGGATATGAAGAAGATGGCCATGTAGCAAAAGAACCACGGTTGGTAGAAGAG GAATGGACTGATGAAGACCTCCTCTAG